One Capsicum annuum cultivar UCD-10X-F1 chromosome 2, UCD10Xv1.1, whole genome shotgun sequence genomic window carries:
- the LOC107859746 gene encoding protein transport protein Sec24-like At3g07100: MGTEYPNRPTFPSRPASPFGAPQSTTPFQSSRPVVGSDASAFRPAPPPPSSPTMSSPSSSGPMVGPGISNFRPMPPGMPNDAGRPPPTSAPPYGQTVSGPFPRFPAPQFPSTAQVPPPRTSVPGQPVAAPVRPVSGPFSAPPVTHHPQIQPPTVPMGSPPPGVNTFQPSQNVHQAPMQSQFSAARATTQPSSPLAGSAYPAARPGFQSAFPGYINQQPSGFTQAPPRQSVPFPSQPGGYVPPVPAASSPYLAQQGGFAAPPPVTTQRPGSMPPTSAMQGLVEDFSSFSIGSVPGSFDSGLDSKVLPRPIEVDLERNILSEMYPMNCSSRFLRLTTSGIPNSQSLASRWHLSLGAVVCPLAEAPDGDEVPVVNFAPTGIIRCRRCRTYVNPYVTFTDSGRKWRCNICALLNEVPGEYFAHLDASGRRVDLDQRPELTKGSVEFIAPAEYMVRPPMPPLYFFLIDVSLTAVRSGMLEVLAQTIKNCLDNLPGFPRTQIGFITYDSTVHFYNMKSSLTQPQMMVMSDLEDVFVPLPDDLLVNLSESRAVVDAFLDSLPSMFQDNMNVESAFGPALKTAFMVMNQLGGKLLIFQSSMPSLGVGRLKLRGDDLRVYGTDKEHTLRVPEDPFYKQMAADFTKYQIAVNVYAFSDKYTDIATIGTLAKYTGGQVYYYPSFQASMHKDRLHHELTRDLTRETAWESVMRIRCGKGVRFTTYHGNFMLRSTDLIALPAVDCDKAYAMQLSLEETLLNSQTVFFQIALLYTSSSGERRIRVHTAAAPVVSDLGEMYRLADTGAIVSLFSRLAIEKTLTSKLEEARNSIQLRIVKALREYRNLYAVQHRVAGRMIYPESLKYLALYELALCKSTALRGGYADAQLDERCAAGYTMMALPVKRLLKLLYPKLIRIDEYLLKKPSSPEDSKDILKEVPLTAESLDPQGLYLYDDGFRFVIWFGRGLSPNMIQNLLGENFADFSKVTLQELDNEMSRELMGLLKKQRESDRSYYQTCHLVRQGEQPREGFFLLANLIEDPVGGSIGYQDWILQLHRQVQQNA; encoded by the exons ATGGGCACGGAATATCCCAATCGTCCAACCTTTCCCTCAAGGCCTGCTTCACCTTTTGGTGCTCCACAGAGTACAACTCCTTTTCAATCATCTCGTCCTGTGGTTGGATCTGATGCTTCTGCTTTTCGGCCtgctcctcctcctccttcttctccgACTATGTCGTCTCCTTCATCATCTGGTCCCATGGTTGGACCAGGGATCTCTAATTTTAGACCGATGCCACCTGGTATGCCTAATGATGCAGGGAGGCCTCCTCCAACATCAGCACCTCCATATGGGCAGACAGTCTCTGGCCCTTTCCCGCGTTTCCCAGCGCCGCAGTTTCCTTCTACTGCTCAGGTACCACCTCCACGCACTTCAGTGCCGGGGCAGCCTGTAGCAGCCCCAGTTAGACCTGTTTCAGGTCCTTTTTCAGCACCTCCTGTTACCCATCATCCACAAATCCAACCTCCTACGGTTCCGATGGGATCTCCTCCTCCAGGTGTAAATACATTTCAGCCTAGTCAAAATGTTCATCAAGCACCTATGCAGTCTCAGTTTTCTGCTGCCAGAGCAACTACACAGCCATCTTCTCCTCTAGCAGGTTCAGCTTATCCTGCTGCTAGACCTGGCTTTCAATCTGCTTTCCCTGGGTATATAAATCAGCAACCTTCAGGGTTTACACAAGCTCCACCTAGACAATCAGTACCATTTCCTTCTCAGCCAGGCGGCTATGTTCCACCAGTGCCAGCAGCTTCTAGCCCTTATCTTGCTCAACAAGGAGGGTTTGCAGCACCTCCACCCGTAACAACTCAACGTCCAGGATCTATGCCTCCCACATCTGCGATGCAGGGTTTGGTGGAAGACTTCAGTTCTTTTTCAATTGGGTCTGTTCCAGGATCATTTGATTCCGGTCTCGACTCTAAGGTTTTACCGAGACCAATTGAAGTTGATCTTGAGCGGAACATTTTGTCGGAGATGTATCCCATGAACTGTAGTTCAAGATTTTTGAGGCTGACAACTAGTGGCATACCAAATTCTCAGTCTTTGGCTTCAAGGTGGCACTTATCTCTTGGAGCAGTTGTCTGTCCTCTCGCGGAGGCACCTGATGGG GATGAAGTTCCTGTAGTTAACTTTGCCCCAACTGGTATCATCCGCTGTAGAAGGTGTCGCACTTACGTAAATCCTTATGTGACATTCACTGACAGTGGAAGAAAGTGGAGATGTAATATATGTGCACTGCTTAATGAAG TTCCTGGTGAATATTTCGCCCATTTGGATGCCAGTGGCAGAAGAGTCGACTTGGATCAAAGGCCTGAACTTACCAAAGGTAGCGTGGAGTTTATTGCTCCTGCTGAGTACATGGTCCGGCCTCCTATGCCCCCCCTATACTTTTTTCTCATCGATGTATCTTTGACTGCTGTGAGAAGTGGAATGCTTGAG GTCCTAGCACAAACAATCAAGAACTGTTTGGACAACTTGCCTGGATTTCCAAGAACACAGATCGGGTTTATAACTTATGACAGTACAGTACACTTTTATAACATGAAG TCTTCCTTGACTCAACCGCAAATGATGGTCATGTCAGATCTCGAAGATGTATTTGTGCCATTGCCAGATGATCTTCTTGTCAACTTGTCAGAATCAAGAGCTGTGGTAGATGCATTTCTAGACAGCCTTCCTTCTATGTTTCAGGATAATATGAATGTGGAATCAGCTTTTGGTCCAGCTCTTAAAACAGCCTTCATGGTTATG AACCAACTTGGCGGTAAATTGCTGATCTTTCAAAGCAGTATGCCATCCCTTGGTGTTGGTCGCTTAAAACTGCGAGGAGATGATCTTCGTGTTTATGGAACTGATAAAGAGCATACTCTGAGAGTACCTGAAGATCCTTTTTATAAACAGATGGCTGCTGATTTCACCAAGTATCAGATAGCAGTCAATGTGTATGCTTTCAGCGACAAATATACTGACATAGCTACAATAG GGACGCTGGCGAAGTATACAGGTGGTCAGGTATACTACTATCCAAGTTTTCAAGCTTCCATGCACAAAGATAGATTGCATCACGAGTTAACCCGAGATCTTACAAGAGAAACTGCTTGGGAGTCTGTCATGCGTATAAGATGTGGAAAAG GTGTTCGTTTTACAACTTATCATGGGAACTTCATGCTGAGATCCACTGATCTAATAGCACTTCCTGCTGTTGACTGTGATAAAGCATATGCAATGCAGTTATCCCTTGAAGAAACACTACTCAATTCCCAGACAGTATTTTTCCAAATTGCCCTACT CTACACATCATCTTCTGGAGAAAGGCGCATTAGGGTACACACAGCAGCAGCACCTGTTGTTTCAGATTTAGGAGAAATGTATCGCCTGGCTGATACTGGTGCCATCGTTTCTCTTTTTTCCAGGCTTG CCATTGAGAAAACTCTGACCTCTAAATTAGAAGAGGCTCGAAATTCTATTCAACTCAGGATTGTGAAAGCTCTTAGAGAATATCGAAATCTCTATGCTGTTCAGCACCGTGTGGCTGGAAGGATGATATATCCAGAATCTTTGAAGTATTTGGCATTATATGAATTAGCTTTATGCAAATCAACTGCTCTCCGTGGTGGATATGCTGATGCTCAGCTTGATGAACGATGTGCGGCTGGATATACCATGATGGCTTTGCCCGTTAAAAGATTGTTGAAGCTTCTATATCCTAAGTTGATCCGTATAGATGAATATCTTCTAAAA aaACCATCTTCACCTGAGGACTCTAAAGACATCTTGAAAGAGGTTCCACTTACAGCAGAGAGCTTAGATCCCCAGGGTCTCTATCTTTATGATGATGGTTTCCGGTTTGTCATCTGGTTTGGTAGAGGGCTTTCTCCTAATATGATCCAGAATTTGCTCGGAGAAAACTTTGCTGACTTCTCTAAG GTTACACTTCAAGAGCTAGATAATGAAATGTCAAGAGAACTGATGGGTTTGCTTAAAAAGCAAAGGGAGAGCGATAGATCGTACTATCAAACATGCCATCTTGTGAGGCAAGGTGAACAGCCTAGAGAAGGCTTCTTTTTGCTTGCAAATCTAATTGAGGACCCAGTTGGTGGTTCTATTGGTTATCAGGATTGGATTCTGCAATTACACCGACAAGTCCAGCAAAATGCATAA